The genomic window CGTGACCAGCGACGAAAGGGGGCGTCGGCGATGCTGCTGCGTGAGGCACTGGACCGGCCGCGGCTGCGGCTGACGCTGCTCGTCGGGGCCGACGAGCTGGAGCGCCCGGTCAGCCGGGTCTATGTGACCGACCTGCCCGATCCGCGGCGCTACCTGTCGGGCGGGGAGCTGGTGCTGACCGGGTTGATGTGGCGGCGGGAGCCGGCCGACTCGGAGGCGTTCGTCGCGGCGTGCGCCGCGGCCGAGGTGGCCGCGATCGGCGCGGGCGACGCCGCGTTCGGCTCGGTCCCCGAGGACCTGGTGGAGGCGTGCCGGCGGCACCACATGCCGCTGTTCGAGGTGCCGGTCGAGATCTCGTTCCGTGAGGTCATCGACGAGGTCACCCCGTCGCTGTGGGCGCGTCGGTTCACCGGGCTGGCCACCGTACTGGGCCGCCACCGCGGCCTGGTCGCGGCGATAGCCGCCGGCGCTCGGCTGGCCGACCTGCTCCAGCCGGTCGCTGCCGACCTGGGGGTGGACTGCTGGGTGCTGGCGCCGACCGGGCGGCTCGTCGCGGCTACCGCGGCGCTGCCGGCGGGAGCGCCCGCCGACTTGGCGACGGCGTTCCTCGCGGCCGGGCGGCTGCCGGCACGGGTGACAGTGGACGGCCGCCGGCTGGAGATGGTCGGCGTGCCCGGTCGACCCGCGCACCGGCTCGCCTCCTGGCTGCTCGCCTACGCCGCCCGCGACCGCACCCACGCGTCCGCGGGAACCCGCGATCGCACCGCCCCGCCCTCGGGGGCCCGCGATCGCACCGCCCCGCCGGCCCTGCCCGACGCCGCCGCCGAGCTGACCAGCCTGATCGCGATGGAACGCGCACAGGTCGACGAGGCGGCCCGGATCGAGCGACGCCTCGCCGACCAGCTGGGGGCGGCGCTCGCCGGCCGGGGTGGACCAGCCGACGTGCGGGGCCGGCTGCTGGCCTGCGGGCTGGCGCCGGACGCCACGTTCCTGGCCGTGGCCACCAGCCTCACCGGGCTGAGCACGCCATCGGAACTGGCGGTGGCGGTCTGCGACGAGATCGTCCGACCGGCCGGGGAGCCCGCGGCGGTGACCGGCGACGCCATACCCGACGCGGTGCTCGCCGTGCTGGCCGTCGCGCCCGAGCGGGCGGCCGCTGTCCTCGACACGATCCGCACCTCGGTGGCCGTGCTGTCCTGCGGGCTCGGCACCGGCCGGCTCGCCGTCGGGGTCAGCGCGCCGGTCACCGGCGCGGAGGCACTGACCGGCGCGGTCGCGGAGGCCCGGCACGCGCTGCGTACCGCGCTCGCCCGCCCCGATCGGGCCACCGTGGTCTGCGCCGGTGAGCTGGCCTCCCATCTGCTGCTGCTGGCCGGGGTGCCCGCCGACACGCGGCGGGCGTTCCGGGACCGGCTGCTCAGCCCGCTGATCGAGTACGACCGGGCGCACCATGCCGACCTGCTCCAGACGTTGGACGCGTTCCTGGCCTCCGCGGGATCGTGGAGCCGGTGCGCCGCCCTGCTGCATGTACACGTCAACACGCTGCGCTACCGGATCGGCCGCATCGAGCAGCTCACCGGTCGCGACCTGTCCCGCTTCGAGGACCGGGTCGACTTCTTCCTCGCCCTGCGTCTGCCGTCGAACGGTGACCTGCCGTTCGGACGGTGAGACCTCAGCGGTGGATCCGGCCCTCGATTTCGGACAGTCGCCCGCCGCTGCCGCCCCAGCGGGTGGCGACGATCTCCGCGGCGATACTGATCGCGGTTTCCTCCGGGGTGCGGGCGCCCAGGTCGAGCCCGATCGGCGAGGAGAGCCGAGCCAGCGCGGCCTCGGGCACCCCGGCCTCGCGCAGCCGGGCCAACCGGTCGGCGTGGGTGCGCCGGGAGCCCATCGCGCCGACGTACGCGAGCGGCAGGTCGAGGGCCACCTGCAGGACGGGCACGTCGAACTTGGGGTCGTGGGTGAGCACGCAGACCACGGTCCGGTCGTCGATCTGCCCGGCGCGCGCCTGGGCGGCCAGGTAGCGGTGCGGCCAGTCGACCACCACCTCGTCGGCGTCGGGAAACCGTTGCCGTGTGGCGAAGACGCCGCGTGCGTCGCAGACGGTGACCCGGTAACCGAGGAAGGCGCCGACCCGCGCGACCGCGGCGGCGAAGTCGATGGCCCCGAAGACGATCATCCGGGCGGGCGGGGCGTAGGCGTTGAGCAGGAGGGTCAGCCCAATACCGCGCCGCTGCCCATCCGGGCCGTAGTGCAACAGACCGGTGCTTCCGGCGGCGAGCAGCCCGCGCCCGTCGTCGGCGGCCGCGTCGTCGAGCCGGTCGGAGCCGAGCGAGCCGCGCCGCGCGTCGGGCCAGACCACCAGGTGTCGACCGATCCGTTCCGGTGGCCCGTCGACGCAGGTGAGCACGCCGACCGGCGCCCGCCCGGCGATCGCGGCGGCGACGTCAGCCAGCTCCGGAAATGTGCTCCGGTCGACCCGTTCCACGAAGATGTCGATGGTGCCGCCGCAGGTCAGGCCCACGGCGAAGGCGTCGCCGTCGCTCACCCCGTAGCGCTGCGTCCGCGGCACTCCGGAGGCCATCACCTCGCGGCACAGTTCGTAGACGGCCGCCTCGACACAACCGCCCGAGACACTGCCCACGACCGTGTCGTCCGGGGCGACCAGCATCGTCGCGCCGGGCGGGCGCGGGGCACTGTGCCAGGTGGCGATGACCGTCGCGAGGCCGACCGGCTCACCGGCCTGCCACCACCGCAGCAGATCGTCGAGCACGTCACGCATGCGACCTCCCAGTTTCTGTCAGCCAGGGCTGACACGGCGGCGACCGGTCACCCGCTACCCGCCGGGTCGCTGACCGTGTCGGACACGGTATCGATGTCACCTCCGGCGGCGATGTCGCCGCATGGCACGATCCGCAGATCCGTCGCCCGCGTCCGCAGGTACGCCCGGGCGCCCACGTCGCCGACGGCCAGGGCGGCCACGCCCTCCCAGTGCGCCCGGCCGAGCAGGACCGGATGGCCGCGATCGGCGCCGTAGCCGGCCATGGCGAGCGAGTCCGGGGTGGCGAGCTCGGCGAGCCTGCGCACCGCCTCGGGGGTGACGCCGGGCATGTCGACCAGGAGTACGACGACGGCGACGGCCTCGGTCGGCTGCAGGGCGGCGAGGCCCGCGCGCAGCGAGGAACCCATTCCGGTCGCCCATTCGCGATTGTCGATCACAATGGTGTCGGTGAGGTCGGCGCGATCCCGGACAGCCGCGGCCTCGGCCCCGAGCACCGTCACCAGCGGCCGGCAGCCGCCGTCGCGGGCGGCGGCGACCGCGCGCTCCACGAGCAGCCGGCCGTCGAGATTCACCAGGGCCTTGGGACGCCCGTAGCGCCGGCCCGCGCCGGCGGCGAGCACCAGACCGGCCACCGGCACCGCTACCCGTCGCGCAGCCACGGTCGCACGCTAACGGTCGGGAGCTCGGCGGTGAGGTGCAGCAGGTCCCGGTCCCGACCGGGGGAGGCGACCAGGCAGACGCCGCACGGGAGGCCGTCGGCGGTGGTGGTCGGGATGCTGACCGAGGGCAGGCCGCCGATGCCGGCGAGGCAGGTCAACTGCATGGTGGCCTGGCGAACCTCCGGCGGCACCTGCCCGAGGGGCGGCGCCACGGAGGAAGCCGAGGGAAGCACGAGCAGCCGGTCGCCGACCAGCTCACGGATACGTATGCGCGCGGCGGCGACCTGCTCGGCGGCTTGGGCGGCGTCGTCTTCACCGACATCGGACGCCGCCTCGAAGCGGCCACGCACGTCCGCGCCGAGCGTGTGGAGCCTGGTCGCCAGCCAGCCGCCGTGGGCCTGCCAGGCCTCCCAGGCCTGGAGGGTCTGGAACGCCGTGAGCCAGGCGGGCAGGTCGGGCAGATCCCAGCTCTCGCGTGGGGCCCATCCCCCGACGCGTGTCTCGACCGCCGCGGCGACATCGGGCTGGGCGAGGGCGAGCAGCTCCGGTACGACGACGACCTCGCCGAAGGGACGGACGGCTGAGTCCGGCAGCAGCACGTCGCCGACCGCGGCCAGGAGGAGCGCGTCACGGGTCAGCCAGCCGACCGTGTCGAATGACGGCGCCAACGGCAGCAGGCCGGCAGTGGACACGCTGCCGTGTGTGGGCCGAAAGCCGAACAGGCCCTGATAGGCCGCGGGCACCCGGATGGAGCCGCCCGTGTCGGTGCCGAGGCCGATGGTGGCGTGGCCCAGCGAGACGGCGCTGGCCGACCCGGACGTCGATCCGCCCGAGATGCGGTGCGGGGCCTTGGGGTTCGGCGGAGTGCCGGTGTGCACGTTGGTGCCGGCGAGGCTGTAGGCGAACTCGTCAGTGCGTGCGATCCCCCGCAGGTCCGCCCCGGCGGCCAGCAGCGCCTCGACAGCCGCCGCGTGCCGGGGCTGGATCGGCGCCGCGGCCAGAAAGGCCGGGTTGCCCGCGCCGATGCGGTGACCGGCCACGGCGTACAGGTCCTTTACCGCCAACGAATGGCCGGAGAGTGGTCCTGCTCCCGTTGCGGGGATGAGCGGATCACCCACGACCCGCCAGATCCGGGTGTCCAGCGCCGGCGCCGGCTGGGCGACGTGGGCGGCGGTCACCGCCCAACCGGCCGGCGTACGCTTCCACAACTGGGTCTGCAGGCCGCGGCCGCCGTGGGCGAACTCCGTGACGGCGACGACGAGGGCATGGCTCATGTCGATCGGCTGGACGTGGACCTCCACGATCCGC from Micromonospora kangleipakensis includes these protein-coding regions:
- a CDS encoding XdhC family protein, yielding MRDVLDDLLRWWQAGEPVGLATVIATWHSAPRPPGATMLVAPDDTVVGSVSGGCVEAAVYELCREVMASGVPRTQRYGVSDGDAFAVGLTCGGTIDIFVERVDRSTFPELADVAAAIAGRAPVGVLTCVDGPPERIGRHLVVWPDARRGSLGSDRLDDAAADDGRGLLAAGSTGLLHYGPDGQRRGIGLTLLLNAYAPPARMIVFGAIDFAAAVARVGAFLGYRVTVCDARGVFATRQRFPDADEVVVDWPHRYLAAQARAGQIDDRTVVCVLTHDPKFDVPVLQVALDLPLAYVGAMGSRRTHADRLARLREAGVPEAALARLSSPIGLDLGARTPEETAISIAAEIVATRWGGSGGRLSEIEGRIHR
- a CDS encoding PucR family transcriptional regulator, with protein sequence MLLREALDRPRLRLTLLVGADELERPVSRVYVTDLPDPRRYLSGGELVLTGLMWRREPADSEAFVAACAAAEVAAIGAGDAAFGSVPEDLVEACRRHHMPLFEVPVEISFREVIDEVTPSLWARRFTGLATVLGRHRGLVAAIAAGARLADLLQPVAADLGVDCWVLAPTGRLVAATAALPAGAPADLATAFLAAGRLPARVTVDGRRLEMVGVPGRPAHRLASWLLAYAARDRTHASAGTRDRTAPPSGARDRTAPPALPDAAAELTSLIAMERAQVDEAARIERRLADQLGAALAGRGGPADVRGRLLACGLAPDATFLAVATSLTGLSTPSELAVAVCDEIVRPAGEPAAVTGDAIPDAVLAVLAVAPERAAAVLDTIRTSVAVLSCGLGTGRLAVGVSAPVTGAEALTGAVAEARHALRTALARPDRATVVCAGELASHLLLLAGVPADTRRAFRDRLLSPLIEYDRAHHADLLQTLDAFLASAGSWSRCAALLHVHVNTLRYRIGRIEQLTGRDLSRFEDRVDFFLALRLPSNGDLPFGR
- a CDS encoding AtzH-like domain-containing protein; the encoded protein is MGIRKHGALGDGAGQVAAATHPPATVPDGLMDAFWAYESALTDNDLDALDRLFAPGPTTLRGDANGLLVGHDRISAFRHARGGGPRRRIVEVHVQPIDMSHALVVAVTEFAHGGRGLQTQLWKRTPAGWAVTAAHVAQPAPALDTRIWRVVGDPLIPATGAGPLSGHSLAVKDLYAVAGHRIGAGNPAFLAAAPIQPRHAAAVEALLAAGADLRGIARTDEFAYSLAGTNVHTGTPPNPKAPHRISGGSTSGSASAVSLGHATIGLGTDTGGSIRVPAAYQGLFGFRPTHGSVSTAGLLPLAPSFDTVGWLTRDALLLAAVGDVLLPDSAVRPFGEVVVVPELLALAQPDVAAAVETRVGGWAPRESWDLPDLPAWLTAFQTLQAWEAWQAHGGWLATRLHTLGADVRGRFEAASDVGEDDAAQAAEQVAAARIRIRELVGDRLLVLPSASSVAPPLGQVPPEVRQATMQLTCLAGIGGLPSVSIPTTTADGLPCGVCLVASPGRDRDLLHLTAELPTVSVRPWLRDG
- a CDS encoding nucleotidyltransferase family protein, translated to MAARRVAVPVAGLVLAAGAGRRYGRPKALVNLDGRLLVERAVAAARDGGCRPLVTVLGAEAAAVRDRADLTDTIVIDNREWATGMGSSLRAGLAALQPTEAVAVVVLLVDMPGVTPEAVRRLAELATPDSLAMAGYGADRGHPVLLGRAHWEGVAALAVGDVGARAYLRTRATDLRIVPCGDIAAGGDIDTVSDTVSDPAGSG